One window of the Devosia sp. 2618 genome contains the following:
- the proB gene encoding glutamate 5-kinase yields the protein MNALAPYKRLTIKIGSALLVDKTGKLRAAWLADLASDIAALKADGRDVVIVSSGAIALGRSLLGLSAVALTLEQSQAAASAGQIALSQAWAEALGRHQIVTGQILITPNITEERRYYLNARTTIATLLGLGAIPIINENDSVATAEIRYGDNDRLSARVATMIEADCLVLLSDIDGLYTAPPAKDPNAEHLPVVRSITPAIEAMAGGAASHLSRGGMTTKVEAGKIATQAGTAMIIAKGTESHPLKALTEGGRHTLFHPAQSRAQARKRWIMGTLAVSGTLQVDAGAARALLTGKSLLPIGVTKVTGEFERGDAIAVINPDGREIARGLAGLDSDEARLVMGKRSDAVVELLGAGNRAALVHRDNLVLVGAKEESHELG from the coding sequence ATGAACGCCCTTGCGCCCTATAAGCGCCTGACCATCAAGATCGGCTCTGCCTTGCTCGTCGACAAGACGGGTAAGCTCCGTGCTGCCTGGCTGGCCGATCTGGCATCCGACATTGCCGCCCTCAAGGCCGATGGCCGCGACGTGGTGATCGTGTCGTCCGGCGCCATCGCGCTGGGTCGGAGCCTGTTGGGCCTGTCAGCCGTTGCGCTGACGCTCGAGCAATCGCAGGCCGCCGCCAGCGCCGGCCAGATTGCCTTGTCGCAGGCCTGGGCCGAGGCGCTCGGTCGCCACCAGATCGTCACCGGGCAGATCCTGATCACGCCGAACATTACCGAAGAGCGCCGCTACTATCTGAACGCGCGCACGACCATCGCCACCCTTCTCGGTCTCGGCGCCATTCCGATCATCAACGAGAACGACAGCGTTGCCACCGCCGAAATCCGCTATGGCGACAATGATCGCCTCTCGGCCCGCGTCGCGACCATGATCGAAGCCGATTGCCTCGTGCTGCTCAGCGATATCGACGGGCTCTATACCGCGCCGCCCGCCAAAGACCCCAATGCCGAGCACCTGCCTGTCGTGCGCTCGATCACGCCTGCCATCGAAGCCATGGCCGGTGGCGCTGCCAGCCACCTGTCGCGCGGCGGCATGACCACCAAGGTCGAGGCCGGCAAGATCGCGACCCAGGCCGGCACCGCTATGATCATCGCCAAGGGCACAGAGAGCCATCCGCTCAAGGCTTTGACCGAGGGCGGCCGCCATACGCTGTTCCATCCCGCCCAGAGCCGCGCCCAGGCGCGCAAACGCTGGATCATGGGCACGCTCGCCGTCTCGGGCACGCTGCAGGTCGATGCTGGCGCCGCCCGGGCCCTGCTCACCGGCAAATCGCTGCTGCCGATCGGCGTCACCAAGGTGACCGGCGAATTCGAACGCGGCGACGCCATTGCCGTCATCAATCCTGATGGCCGCGAAATTGCCCGTGGCCTTGCCGGGCTCGATAGCGACGAAGCGCGGCTCGTCATGGGCAAGCGCAGCGACGCTGTTGTTGAACTGCTCGGCGCCGGCAATCGCGCCGCCCTTGTACATCGTGACAATCTGGTGCTGGTTGGTGCCAAGGAGGAAAGCCATGAGCTTGGCTGA
- the obgE gene encoding GTPase ObgE has protein sequence MKFLDQAKVYVRSGDGGAGAVSFLREKFVEFGGPNGGNGGRGGDIVIECVDGLNTLIDYRYQQHFKAKTGTHGMGKDRAGANGPETVLRVPVGTQVFEDDNETLIADMTEVGQRTVLLSGGNGGFGNAHFKTSSNQAPRHANPGIPGVEKWIWLRLKLIADAGLVGLPNAGKSTFLAAVSAAKPKIAAYPFTTLHPNLGVVSIGERDFVLADIPGLIEGASEGAGIGDRFLGHIERCGVLIHLIDGTQDDVKHAYTTIRHELSAYDERLGEKPEIIVLNKIDAIEPDDLKEKVKILKKISKADVLQISGVTGKGMDMVLYGVIETLDAEKAARLEAARRKVEPNWAP, from the coding sequence ATGAAATTCCTCGACCAGGCCAAGGTCTATGTTCGTTCGGGCGATGGCGGCGCTGGCGCCGTTTCGTTCCTGCGTGAAAAATTCGTCGAATTCGGCGGCCCCAATGGCGGCAATGGCGGACGCGGCGGTGACATCGTCATCGAATGCGTCGACGGCCTCAATACGCTGATCGACTATCGCTACCAGCAGCACTTCAAGGCCAAGACCGGCACCCACGGCATGGGCAAGGATCGCGCCGGCGCCAATGGCCCCGAAACCGTGCTCCGCGTCCCCGTCGGCACGCAGGTGTTTGAAGACGACAACGAAACGCTGATCGCCGACATGACCGAAGTCGGTCAGCGCACCGTGCTGCTCTCGGGCGGCAATGGTGGCTTCGGCAATGCGCACTTTAAGACGAGCTCCAATCAGGCGCCGCGCCACGCCAATCCGGGCATTCCCGGCGTTGAAAAGTGGATCTGGTTGCGCCTCAAGCTGATCGCAGACGCCGGTCTCGTTGGCCTGCCCAATGCCGGCAAGTCGACCTTCCTTGCCGCCGTTTCGGCTGCCAAGCCAAAGATCGCCGCCTATCCGTTCACCACGCTTCACCCCAATCTGGGCGTGGTCAGCATTGGTGAGCGCGATTTCGTTTTGGCCGATATTCCGGGCCTGATCGAAGGCGCCAGCGAAGGCGCCGGCATCGGCGACCGTTTCTTGGGCCATATCGAGCGTTGCGGCGTGCTGATCCATCTCATCGATGGCACGCAGGACGACGTCAAGCACGCCTATACGACCATTCGCCACGAGCTCTCTGCCTATGACGAGCGTCTCGGCGAAAAGCCCGAAATCATTGTGCTCAACAAGATCGATGCCATCGAGCCCGATGACCTCAAGGAAAAGGTCAAGATTCTCAAAAAGATCAGCAAGGCCGACGTCCTGCAAATCTCGGGCGTCACCGGCAAGGGCATGGACATGGTGCTCTACGGCGTGATCGAAACACTGGACGCCGAAAAGGCCGCCAGGCTCGAAGCGGCCCGTCGGAAAGTGGAACCCAATTGGGCGCCATGA
- a CDS encoding GNAT family N-acetyltransferase produces MNPIVQTPRLILRQAQLGDAEPIARYLNDFGVAGNLARVPFPYHLSDAKAWLRTRVPNLPVEETNFTIDLPGEGLAGHVGFHRGPQGPIIGYWLGRPFWDRGIMTEAVRASLEWFFAASTADTVYSGVYHFNAASLAIQMRLGFTETGRSSLLCLARGAEVEHIDTELTRARFQQNRDPVLRPEIAERDIWKARDK; encoded by the coding sequence ATGAACCCGATCGTACAGACGCCGCGCTTGATCCTGCGTCAGGCCCAGCTTGGCGATGCCGAACCGATTGCGCGCTATCTCAATGATTTTGGGGTGGCGGGCAATCTGGCGCGGGTGCCGTTTCCCTATCATCTCAGTGATGCCAAGGCGTGGCTGCGAACGCGCGTGCCAAACCTGCCGGTGGAGGAAACCAATTTCACCATCGACCTGCCCGGCGAGGGTCTTGCGGGCCATGTGGGGTTCCATCGCGGGCCCCAAGGTCCCATTATAGGCTATTGGCTGGGCCGTCCCTTTTGGGATCGAGGCATCATGACCGAGGCGGTTAGGGCGAGCCTTGAGTGGTTTTTTGCAGCCAGCACCGCAGATACCGTTTATTCGGGCGTCTACCACTTCAATGCGGCATCGCTCGCCATTCAAATGCGGCTCGGATTTACCGAAACCGGACGCTCTTCCCTGCTCTGCCTTGCGCGCGGCGCCGAGGTGGAGCATATCGACACTGAATTAACGCGCGCGCGTTTCCAGCAAAACCGGGACCCGGTTCTGCGCCCGGAAATTGCGGAGCGCGATATCTGGAAGGCCAGAGACAAATGA
- a CDS encoding GNAT family N-acetyltransferase, with product MTPITTERLILREPSLDDAPFYALGVGDYDVARFLTPVPYPYTLAMARDWLRQARPPTPEQSLLVIDLPGKGVIGCVSLLNELGFWVARPHWNRGYVTEAATALLDWHFADCDAEVVTSSAHHNNAASLAVQKKLGFVTTGREMRFSQCLQHNVDHVVSRLTRESWHMRARR from the coding sequence ATGACGCCCATCACCACAGAGCGGCTGATCCTGCGGGAGCCAAGCCTTGATGACGCGCCCTTTTATGCCTTGGGCGTGGGCGACTATGACGTCGCCCGTTTCCTCACGCCCGTGCCGTATCCCTACACCTTGGCCATGGCGCGCGACTGGTTGCGCCAGGCCCGCCCACCGACGCCGGAACAGTCGCTGCTCGTCATCGACCTGCCGGGCAAGGGCGTCATAGGCTGCGTCTCGCTGCTCAACGAGCTGGGTTTCTGGGTCGCTCGACCACACTGGAACCGTGGCTACGTCACTGAAGCTGCCACCGCCCTGCTCGATTGGCATTTTGCCGATTGCGACGCAGAAGTCGTCACCTCCAGCGCTCACCACAACAATGCCGCATCCCTTGCGGTACAGAAGAAGCTTGGTTTCGTAACGACGGGACGGGAAATGCGGTTCTCACAGTGCCTGCAGCACAATGTGGATCATGTCGTGTCCCGCCTCACCCGCGAAAGCTGGCACATGCGAGCAAGACGATGA
- a CDS encoding GNAT family N-acetyltransferase has protein sequence MDSIKDRLPVSLQTERLVLTKPAAAHVQAIATLANNRRLNEMMSRLPFPYTEDDARFFVDTIVPSDSEHCFAVLADGDTFIGIVGLTLTDPQTPELGYWFGEPHWGQGYATEAATAVVASAKAAGFPALRSRALLRNAGSRNVLRKVGFVEKGEHIETEGNLAGQTMMLMWQDFSR, from the coding sequence ATGGACAGCATCAAGGACCGCCTCCCAGTCTCCCTTCAGACGGAACGTCTGGTTTTGACAAAACCAGCGGCGGCCCATGTCCAAGCCATTGCCACGCTCGCCAATAACCGACGTCTCAACGAGATGATGTCGCGCCTGCCCTTCCCCTATACCGAGGATGACGCGCGCTTTTTCGTCGACACCATTGTGCCCAGCGATAGCGAGCATTGCTTTGCCGTGCTGGCCGATGGCGACACCTTCATCGGCATTGTCGGCCTGACCTTGACCGATCCTCAGACGCCCGAACTGGGCTACTGGTTTGGCGAACCCCATTGGGGTCAGGGCTATGCCACCGAGGCGGCCACGGCCGTCGTCGCCAGTGCCAAAGCGGCCGGTTTTCCGGCCCTGCGCTCGCGCGCGCTGCTCCGCAATGCGGGGTCGCGCAACGTCCTGCGCAAAGTCGGATTCGTCGAAAAAGGCGAACACATCGAGACCGAAGGCAACCTCGCCGGTCAGACGATGATGTTGATGTGGCAGGATTTTTCAAGATGA
- the rpmA gene encoding 50S ribosomal protein L27: protein MAHKKAGGSSRNGRDTAGRRLGVKKFGGEAVIAGNILIRQRGTKWHPGTGVGLGKDHTIYALVDGHVSFRTRANSQVFVSVNPAEAAE, encoded by the coding sequence ATGGCACACAAAAAAGCAGGCGGCTCATCCCGCAACGGTCGTGATACCGCTGGCCGTCGTCTCGGCGTCAAGAAGTTTGGCGGCGAAGCCGTCATCGCCGGCAACATCCTGATCCGTCAGCGCGGTACCAAATGGCACCCCGGCACGGGCGTTGGCCTGGGCAAGGACCACACCATCTACGCACTCGTAGATGGCCACGTGTCGTTCCGCACCCGCGCAAACTCGCAAGTGTTCGTATCTGTCAACCCGGCAGAGGCCGCCGAATAA
- a CDS encoding 50S ribosomal protein L21 encodes MTFAVIKTGGKQYKVAANDVLKIEKLDAEAGTIVTFDQVLMVGDEVGAPIVEGALVAAELLETRKQKTVIIFKKNRRHNYRRRNGHRQLLSTVRITEILTGGAKPTIKAVGIAQTTESVTEAAPAKKASAKADAPAAEAKAPAAKKAAKPAADFTDDIKLIGGVGPALEKKLIAAGVTSLTQIAAWKKADVAKFDEELEFHGRIERDEWVQQAKDLVAGKPPRAKVDQEAAAAQAEDKTK; translated from the coding sequence ATGACTTTTGCCGTGATCAAAACCGGTGGCAAGCAGTACAAGGTTGCCGCCAACGACGTTCTCAAGATTGAAAAGCTCGATGCCGAAGCCGGCACGATCGTCACCTTCGACCAGGTGCTGATGGTTGGCGACGAAGTCGGCGCTCCGATCGTTGAAGGCGCGCTCGTCGCTGCCGAACTGCTTGAAACCCGCAAGCAGAAGACGGTCATCATCTTCAAGAAGAACCGTCGCCACAATTATCGTCGCCGCAACGGCCACCGCCAGTTGCTGTCGACCGTGCGCATCACCGAAATCCTGACGGGCGGCGCCAAGCCAACCATCAAGGCAGTCGGCATTGCGCAGACCACCGAATCCGTGACCGAAGCCGCTCCTGCCAAGAAGGCATCTGCAAAGGCCGACGCACCAGCTGCTGAAGCCAAGGCACCAGCAGCAAAGAAGGCTGCAAAGCCAGCTGCCGATTTCACCGACGACATCAAGCTGATCGGTGGCGTTGGCCCAGCTCTGGAAAAGAAGCTGATCGCCGCAGGCGTCACCAGCCTCACCCAGATCGCTGCCTGGAAGAAGGCCGACGTCGCCAAGTTCGACGAAGAGCTGGAATTCCACGGCCGCATCGAGCGTGACGAGTGGGTCCAGCAGGCCAAGGATCTGGTTGCCGGCAAGCCTCCGCGCGCCAAGGTCGACCAGGAAGCTGCGGCCGCTCAGGCCGAAGACAAGACGAAGTAA
- a CDS encoding MBL fold metallo-hydrolase yields MVKRRSMVVGLAALPLVSLGAGLFTQTWAQETALTGDTVTTAAGDITIHPVHHASLLLGFGDQVIYVDPVGGAAQYAGLPAPTAILITHGHGDHFDVPTLEAIAGDAPILTSKEVFDKLPETLKTNAKAIANGESGELNGISIAAIPAHNTTPDRMQYHPVGVGNGYLITLGDKVVYVAGDTEPTPEMLALTGIEVAFLPMNLPYTMTPEQAVEAINTFKPRIVYPYHYGESDLSSVESNVDDGVEVRLRDWYPTGG; encoded by the coding sequence ATGGTAAAGCGACGCAGTATGGTTGTCGGACTGGCAGCCTTGCCACTGGTGTCATTGGGCGCCGGATTGTTCACGCAGACCTGGGCCCAGGAGACAGCATTGACCGGCGATACCGTAACCACCGCCGCGGGCGACATCACCATTCACCCGGTGCACCACGCGAGCCTCCTGCTCGGCTTTGGCGACCAGGTCATCTATGTCGACCCCGTTGGCGGCGCGGCACAATATGCGGGCCTGCCCGCGCCCACCGCCATCCTGATCACCCACGGCCATGGCGATCATTTCGATGTCCCGACGCTTGAAGCCATTGCCGGTGATGCGCCGATCCTCACCAGCAAGGAAGTGTTCGACAAGCTGCCCGAGACGCTCAAAACCAACGCTAAAGCCATTGCCAATGGCGAAAGCGGCGAGCTCAACGGCATTTCCATCGCCGCCATTCCCGCGCACAACACCACGCCCGACCGGATGCAGTATCACCCGGTTGGCGTTGGCAATGGCTACCTGATCACGCTGGGCGACAAGGTCGTCTACGTCGCGGGCGACACCGAACCGACGCCCGAAATGCTGGCACTGACCGGCATCGAAGTGGCGTTCCTGCCGATGAACCTGCCCTATACCATGACGCCCGAGCAAGCCGTCGAAGCGATCAACACTTTCAAGCCCAGGATCGTCTATCCCTACCATTACGGGGAAAGTGACCTCTCCTCGGTCGAAAGCAATGTCGATGACGGTGTTGAGGTTCGCCTGCGCGACTGGTATCCAACGGGCGGCTAA
- a CDS encoding gamma-glutamylcyclotransferase family protein, with protein sequence MLAVLFAYGTLQDADVLSAVLGRPIDTKALQPATAPQYRAVPYPHHVYPALVPAPDGNAHGLLINQLSDLDLAVLDAFEGDEYRRDTITVLVGNHPVAAQAYLPVITIAPDAPSWSLATWTSDHKATVLGTETNTATALRQRLSAGRPG encoded by the coding sequence GTGCTCGCTGTGCTGTTTGCCTATGGAACGCTGCAGGATGCCGACGTGCTGAGCGCCGTGCTCGGCAGGCCGATCGACACCAAGGCCCTGCAACCCGCCACCGCCCCGCAATACCGCGCCGTGCCCTATCCTCACCACGTCTATCCAGCTTTGGTTCCGGCGCCAGATGGCAATGCGCATGGGCTGCTCATCAACCAGTTGAGCGATCTCGATCTCGCGGTGCTCGATGCGTTCGAGGGCGATGAATATCGGCGGGATACCATCACCGTTCTGGTTGGAAACCACCCGGTCGCAGCGCAAGCCTATCTCCCGGTCATCACCATAGCGCCGGATGCGCCGTCTTGGTCGCTTGCCACCTGGACCTCCGATCACAAGGCCACCGTCCTCGGCACAGAGACCAATACTGCCACCGCCTTGCGGCAACGCCTTAGTGCTGGGCGGCCGGGCTGA
- a CDS encoding MFS transporter produces the protein MSVAANPSAGHVAGKTTLSVIVAVSICHCINDVMQSLLSAIYPILKESYDLDYVQIGLLTLTFQCVASLLQPAIGIYTDKRPLPYSLPVGMVSSLIGLIILGFAQTYWLLLVGSAFVGLGSAIFHPESSRVARLASGGRHGLAQSLFQVGGNAGSAIGPLLAAFVVLPRGQWSISLFAIGSLVGIFILWRVGRWYAEHRRANAGKAPASTALIFDKRTTFFALAVLTILTLTKNAYMASLSSYYTFFLIDKFQVDVQDAQLLLFVYLGASALGVFMGGPIGDRFGAKFVIWFSILGVLPFTLALPYADFQWTVILTVIIGLIFSSAFSAIVVFAQELMPGRVGMIAGIFFGFAFGAGGIAAAALGALADVTSIQHVFWITSFLPLAGLLTIFLPKMDKVR, from the coding sequence TTGAGCGTCGCAGCAAATCCGTCCGCGGGACATGTCGCCGGGAAAACCACACTCTCTGTCATCGTCGCGGTGAGCATATGCCACTGCATCAATGACGTGATGCAGTCGCTGTTGTCGGCAATCTACCCCATTCTCAAAGAGAGCTACGATCTCGACTATGTCCAGATCGGGCTGCTGACGCTGACGTTTCAATGCGTTGCGTCGCTGTTGCAGCCGGCGATCGGCATTTACACCGACAAGCGCCCGCTGCCCTATTCCCTGCCGGTCGGCATGGTTTCAAGCCTGATCGGTCTGATTATCCTGGGCTTTGCGCAGACCTATTGGCTGTTGTTGGTCGGCTCGGCTTTTGTGGGGCTGGGGTCGGCAATATTTCATCCTGAATCCAGTCGCGTTGCGCGCCTCGCATCGGGTGGGCGGCACGGGCTGGCGCAGTCGCTGTTTCAGGTTGGTGGCAATGCCGGGTCGGCAATCGGCCCGCTGCTGGCAGCCTTCGTGGTCTTGCCGCGCGGTCAGTGGAGCATCAGTCTTTTTGCCATCGGATCGCTGGTCGGCATCTTTATTCTGTGGCGTGTCGGCCGCTGGTATGCCGAGCACCGTCGCGCCAATGCGGGGAAGGCGCCCGCGAGCACGGCACTGATCTTTGACAAGCGCACGACGTTCTTTGCGCTCGCCGTGCTGACCATTCTGACGCTGACCAAGAACGCCTATATGGCGAGCCTTTCGAGCTACTATACCTTCTTCCTGATCGATAAATTCCAGGTCGATGTGCAGGACGCGCAGCTGCTGCTGTTCGTTTATCTCGGGGCGTCGGCACTGGGTGTGTTCATGGGCGGGCCAATCGGGGATCGGTTCGGCGCCAAGTTCGTGATCTGGTTCTCCATTCTCGGCGTGCTGCCGTTTACGCTGGCTTTGCCTTATGCGGACTTCCAGTGGACCGTGATCCTGACGGTGATCATCGGGCTGATCTTCTCGTCCGCGTTTTCGGCCATTGTCGTGTTCGCGCAGGAGCTGATGCCCGGACGGGTGGGCATGATTGCCGGTATTTTTTTCGGCTTCGCTTTCGGTGCTGGCGGCATTGCTGCGGCAGCGCTGGGCGCACTCGCGGACGTTACCAGCATTCAGCACGTGTTCTGGATCACCTCGTTCCTGCCACTCGCCGGCTTGCTGACCATCTTCCTGCCGAAGATGGACAAGGTGCGCTAG
- a CDS encoding orotate phosphoribosyltransferase, with protein MSPLRLSQDHKDIARQTARMMLEIDAIQFNAAQPFVFTSGWASPVYVDCRKLISYPRLRSALMDFAAHKIVTEIGYESIDVITGGETAGIPFAAWIADKLSLPMQYVRKKPKGFGRNAQIEGEVVANARTLLVEDLATDGRSKVNFCEALRDAGARVDHCFVLFFYDIFPNSRTLMADLGVELHYLATWWDILEAAKEMGHFDAGVLNEVEAFLNEPAKWSSAHGGIADFATPNK; from the coding sequence ATGAGCCCACTGCGCCTGTCGCAAGACCACAAAGACATCGCGAGACAGACCGCTCGCATGATGCTCGAAATCGATGCGATCCAGTTCAATGCCGCACAGCCGTTCGTTTTCACTTCCGGCTGGGCCAGCCCGGTCTATGTCGATTGCCGCAAGCTGATCTCTTATCCGCGCCTGCGTTCGGCCCTGATGGATTTCGCCGCGCACAAGATCGTCACCGAAATCGGTTATGAATCGATCGACGTCATCACCGGCGGCGAAACCGCTGGCATCCCCTTTGCGGCCTGGATAGCCGACAAGCTGTCGCTGCCAATGCAGTATGTCCGCAAGAAGCCAAAGGGTTTCGGCCGCAACGCCCAGATCGAGGGCGAAGTCGTCGCCAATGCGCGCACCCTGCTGGTCGAAGACCTCGCAACCGACGGCCGCAGCAAGGTCAACTTCTGCGAAGCCCTGCGCGATGCCGGTGCCCGCGTCGACCACTGCTTCGTGCTGTTCTTCTACGACATCTTCCCCAATAGCCGCACCCTGATGGCCGACCTCGGCGTCGAGCTGCACTATCTGGCAACCTGGTGGGACATTCTCGAAGCCGCCAAGGAAATGGGCCACTTCGACGCTGGCGTCCTCAACGAAGTCGAGGCCTTCCTCAACGAACCCGCCAAGTGGTCCTCCGCCCACGGCGGCATCGCCGACTTCGCGACGCCAAACAAGTAA
- a CDS encoding helix-turn-helix transcriptional regulator: MAIQFEEIGLRLRAYRLGKNLTAEEIAAEIGISRAAVYRLEKGEIVKIQTLDALSELLEVSLPSLLGVGVEYYNNAISFFERMRQLEEKATHVLGNFAPVSSLLLSDDYMGYLRLMLIEAIPEDHPDTPGEITYIDTVLDILNQRRASAAKRRVPIVSVVGTQDVERMLHFGLVGKFDLPDKVKKERRAAASREIERLIDLMERQPIGLQIGVVDGMPPAQTFQIFEKPDAPAVTLSPYRLGDQANISSGIALATSAPEAVRSFEEILARQWQIAKKGSAAADRFRTILAQRRDD, from the coding sequence ATGGCCATTCAGTTTGAAGAGATCGGGTTGCGCCTGCGGGCCTATCGCCTCGGCAAAAACCTGACGGCCGAGGAAATTGCCGCCGAAATCGGTATTTCCCGCGCCGCTGTCTATCGGCTGGAAAAGGGCGAAATCGTCAAGATCCAGACCCTCGACGCCCTCTCCGAATTGCTCGAAGTGTCGCTCCCATCCCTGCTCGGGGTGGGAGTGGAATACTACAACAATGCCATCTCGTTCTTCGAGCGCATGCGCCAGCTCGAGGAAAAAGCCACGCACGTGCTGGGCAACTTTGCCCCGGTGTCGTCGCTCCTGCTGTCAGACGACTATATGGGCTACCTGCGGCTGATGCTGATCGAGGCAATCCCCGAGGACCATCCCGATACGCCTGGCGAAATTACCTATATCGACACCGTCCTCGACATCCTCAATCAGCGCCGCGCCTCTGCCGCCAAGCGCCGCGTGCCGATTGTCAGCGTCGTCGGCACGCAGGATGTCGAGCGCATGCTGCACTTCGGTCTGGTCGGAAAATTCGATCTGCCCGACAAGGTCAAGAAAGAACGCCGCGCCGCCGCCAGCCGCGAAATCGAGCGCCTGATCGACCTGATGGAGCGTCAGCCCATTGGCCTCCAGATCGGCGTTGTCGACGGCATGCCGCCCGCCCAGACCTTCCAGATTTTTGAAAAGCCCGACGCACCCGCCGTCACCCTCAGCCCCTATCGTCTCGGCGATCAGGCCAATATCTCGTCCGGCATCGCGCTCGCGACCTCGGCTCCCGAGGCGGTCCGCTCGTTCGAGGAAATCCTGGCCCGTCAGTGGCAGATCGCCAAGAAGGGCAGCGCCGCCGCCGACCGCTTCCGCACCATCCTTGCGCAGCGCCGGGACGACTGA
- a CDS encoding dihydroorotate dehydrogenase electron transfer subunit, with protein MQSMLAPSVHDSSAPQGDVDDVVATVVSHQRVNAEYNLLVLAAQAPACNAVAGQFFNLECPSDGDDQPFFRRPMSTYKADPVRGEVEFLYKVTGAGTRGLATLNAGDEMRILGPLGHGFTLDPAWKNIVILGRGVGLATLAPLAELAAANGVGVTAIISARGPEQVMSVERFSALGARIETVLDSDGSSAPDNVEAVLRALHGQGYADALFTCGSNRLMLLMQRLGAELNIPGQVAMEQHMACGLGMCFCCVRNFKVGDKVDSRRVCWDGPVFDLQEALSW; from the coding sequence ATGCAGTCCATGCTTGCGCCATCGGTTCATGACAGCTCTGCGCCGCAGGGTGATGTCGATGATGTGGTCGCGACTGTGGTGTCGCATCAGCGGGTCAATGCCGAATACAATCTGCTGGTGCTGGCCGCGCAGGCGCCGGCCTGCAATGCGGTGGCCGGGCAGTTCTTCAATCTCGAATGTCCTTCTGACGGGGATGATCAGCCGTTCTTCCGTCGGCCGATGAGCACCTACAAGGCCGATCCGGTTCGCGGCGAGGTCGAGTTTTTGTACAAGGTCACCGGCGCGGGGACGCGCGGCCTGGCAACCCTCAACGCAGGCGACGAGATGCGGATCCTTGGTCCGCTTGGTCATGGCTTCACGCTCGATCCGGCATGGAAAAATATCGTTATTCTGGGGCGCGGCGTTGGCTTGGCGACCCTGGCCCCGCTGGCCGAACTGGCGGCAGCAAATGGCGTTGGCGTGACCGCGATCATCAGCGCCCGTGGGCCTGAGCAGGTGATGTCGGTCGAACGGTTTTCGGCGCTCGGTGCGCGCATCGAGACGGTGCTCGACAGCGATGGCAGTAGCGCGCCAGATAATGTCGAGGCGGTGCTGCGCGCGCTGCACGGGCAGGGCTATGCCGATGCGCTGTTCACCTGTGGCTCGAACCGGCTGATGCTGCTGATGCAGCGCCTTGGGGCTGAACTGAACATTCCGGGGCAGGTGGCCATGGAGCAACATATGGCCTGCGGGCTGGGCATGTGCTTCTGCTGCGTGCGCAATTTCAAGGTTGGCGACAAGGTCGACAGTCGACGCGTCTGTTGGGATGGTCCGGTATTCGATCTGCAGGAGGCGCTCTCTTGGTAG